Below is a window of Rattus norvegicus strain BN/NHsdMcwi chromosome 5, GRCr8, whole genome shotgun sequence DNA.
GTGCTAACGGCCAGAGAGAGGCGACCATGCATGCCAACTACCTCGCCTCCTTTGTCACGAATACTGTCAGTATTAGCACAAATTACTATTTTAAAGCACCTGGAGACTGAGGCCCACCCACAATTACAAGTCTGTAATTTTAAGTTCCTTGACATCAAGTAGTACATTGTATTCCTCCTTCTACAGGACCTGGGTCATGAGTCATAGGTGACAAACACTTAGAAGGAAGTGTTGATAAATAAGCTATGAGCAAAGGAGAAGATTAGCGGACTGTGAGCTTCTCTAATAAGAAAGCCACTCATCACccatggatcccggcccgcagcagctctctgctcccaaaccccgtgggagagagacctcactgcctggtcaggtgggcactcctgaggctgcagagcggaggagaccaccaacactgcccacccctgcccacatccctggcctaagaggcaactgtataaggcctctgggttcccgtaggggagggcccaggagcggcaggatccctgcgcctgagacaccgccggaacctgaaggaaacagaccggataaacagttctctgcacccaaatcccgtgggagggagagctgaaccttcagagaggcgggcgcgcctgggaggccagaagagactgcactctgcgcacgtccagacgccagaggaaaacaccaaacaccatctggaaccctggtgcacggaggctcccggaaagagctgcgcagatcttcccggttgctgccgccgcggagaggacttaggcagtaccccacgagcaaacttgagccttggaaccacaggtaggaccaacttttcccctgcaagaaacctgcctggtgaactcaagacacaggcccacaggaacagctgaagacctgtagataggaaaaactacatgcctgaaagcagaacactctgtccccataactggctgaaagaaaacaggaaaacaggtctacagcactcctgacacacaggcttataggacagtctagccactgtcagaaatagcagaacaaagtaacactagagataatctgatggcgagaggcaagcgaaggaacccaagcaacagaaaccaagactacatggcatcatcggagcccaattctcccaccaaaataaacatggaatatccaaacacaccagaaaagcaagagctagtttcaaaatcatatttgatcatgatgctggaggacttcaagaaagacataaagaactcccttagagaacaagtagaagcctacagagaggaatcgcaaaaatgcctgaaagaattccaggaaaacataaataaacaagtagaaacccatagagaggagacacaaaaatccctgaaagaattccaggaaaacacaatcaaacagttgaaggaattaaaaatggaaatagaagcaatcaagaaagaacacatggaaacaaccctggacatagaaaatcaaaagaaaagacaaggagctgtagatacaagcttcaccaacagaatacaagagatggaagagagaatctcgggagcacaagattccatagaaatcattgactcaactgtcaaagataatgtaaagcagaaaaagatactggtccaaaacatacaggaaatccaggactcaatgagaagatcaaacctaaggataataggtatagaagagagtgaagactcccagctcaaaggaccagtaaatatcttcaacaaaatcatagaagaaaacttccctaatctaaaaaaagagatacccataggcatacaagaagcctacagaactccaaatagattggaccagaaaagaaacacctcccgtcacataatagtcaaaacgccaaacgcacaaaataaagaaagaattttaaaagcagtaagggaaaaaggtcaagtaacatataaaggcagacctatcagaatcacaccagacttttcgccagaaactatgaaggccagaagatcctggacagatgtcatacagaccctaagagaacacaaatgccagcccaggttactgtatcctgcaaaactttcaattaacatagatggagaaaccaagatattccatgacaaaaccaaatttacacaatatctttctacaaatccagcactacaaaggataataaatggtaaagcccaacataaggaggcaagctataccctagaagaagcaagaaactaatcgtcttggcaacaaaacaaagagaatgaaagcacacaaacataacctcacatccaaatatgaatataacgggaagcaataatcactattccttaatatctctcaacatcaatggcctcaactccccaataaaaagacatagattaacaaactggatacgcagtgaggaccctgcattctgctgcctacaggaaacacacctcagagacaaagacagacactacctcagagtgaaaggctggaaaacaactttccaagcaaatggtcagaagaagcaagctggagtagccattctaatatcaaataaaatcaattttcaattaaaagtcatcaaaaaaaagataaggaaggacacttcctattcatcaaaggaaaaatccaccaagatgaactctcaatcctcatcttcgggtGGTTTaaatacaagtgtgcaatttctaggcttgaaagtaaaatgatgctatctggtgctggatagaggagccttattttttattatggcagcttgctatttttgtaacatggtgatttggttgaacacaataaagtacagtagtaactgaaaaaaaaaaaaaaaaaaaagaaagccactcATCGTGGAAAGGAAACACAGGAACAACCTCATCCATTGCAATCTTCTTCACCTGTGAGAAGAAACGTCTTAAGGTAGCAAGGCAACTGCACGGAGCCTGAACTGTCCTGTAAGTGGGAAGTACACTCAGCAGAATGGACGGGAGTGCTTGGAAAGGAATGGTTTAAATTAGAGATCAACGCTCATACAATCATTTACtacaaaaacatttaattaaggaAGACAAGGCATCATGAAAGACCAAAATGGCAGGCAGCTCCACTGGAACGCCTCAACCTGGAAGGCTTAGGTAGAAAGTGTATGTATGAGCTGTGTAAGAAGACATGGCCCTCggaggtgcatgtgtgtgatccCAAATGTTTGTAGGTGTGCATGAATGTGTTCTTGTATGAAAAGCTACGCGATCAGTACACTTAGCTCCGGCATAATTCTACATTGTTCATGGCATCCGACCAGGAACCGAGACTTAGGGaaattcacatttactttttaagTGGAGATGTTTAAGTTTATTGATTCTGTTTTACATATACAACACTCTTCTTTTATAACTTTAGTTTCTCTTAAAGTCTTTgactttttaagaaagaaaacagttgCTTACCACCGAAAACTTAATAAAATAGGAGAATAAAAATTACTAATTTTTCCAATCCAGAGATAAGACTCAAAGCTCttgggatatatatgtatacacacacatatatatgtgtacacacacaatatatatatatatatattcttttctttctgtgcaAATGCCCACATTTAACAAAAATGGACTCCATCTTACCTAGAAAGCttcttttaagaaacaaaatatagTCAGCCAAGTAACCAAATATATTCCCACACataagttttttctttattttttttaaatattttatttatttattatatatatgagcacactgtagctgtcttcagacacaccagaagagggcatcagatctcatcacagatggttgtgagccaccatgtggttgctgggatttgaactcaggacctcgggaagagcagtcggtgctctcaaccactgagccatctctccagcccctctttattttttttaaatgcttttttttgtttgttttgtttaaaggtttatttatttattatatataagtacactgtagctatcttcagacacaccagaagagggcatcagatcccattacagatggttgtgagccaccatgtggttgctgggatttgaactcaggacctctggaagagcagtcagcactcttaatcactgagccatctctccagcccccccacaCATAAGTTTTAATGCTTGTGCAGAAATCTTGCACAGAGGCTTTACTAGACCGAATGAATGCTTATGGCCTTGTCTTTCAAATCTTTCATGCTATTATTGTTCTTTGGGTGACAGGCTGGAGACGCTCTAAGAGTCAGGATTACTGAGTCAAAGACCATGCTTATGCACATGGTGAAAGATTTTGCTCAGAGTCGCCATTTTGTCACCTGTGTCAATCAAATGATCGAAATCAAGGTATAATCTCATATAAAAGAGACTCCTTTCCCGATTTTGTTTTTGACAATCAGCCAGGCAGAGAAACTGTGAGAGTAGAATTTTATGGAGATTAAGTATACAGGAGTATTTGCAATATTTCCCGTTTTCAAGAAGCTAGCCCATAATAACCCAGAGTTTAAGAAAGCCGCTCACAATCAGCTTTTGAGGCAACCAAATGATTAGGAAGAATTTTTAAGTCTAATTTTCAATCATAGTCTGCTATTGTTGCATGACTAACTCGTcaataaaataccatttgaaatccATTGATTTCCTTTCTTATTAACAATAACTTATTAACAATAAACTCAGGTCTTTGAAAGTCATgctaatttactttttttttaaaaaaaaggaatccaTTTGATAAGACCAATATCCAAAAATTATTATAGCATCATCTATGGTAGACAACCATGCTAGCGTCGTCATAGCAACCTAGGTATGATTTAGCTGGCTGAAATGGGTGACCTTCTACCCAAATGCCTTATGGGTGAAGAACAAAATACATCACAGATTCCAGAACGACCCAGTATGGAAAAACAATGAGGTAAATGTTTTTTAAGTACTATATCTAATCTAAATCTATATCTAAACTGTATAAAAAAGAAACTGCATGAAACTCCAATAGAGAAACTAATCAAGGAGAAAAATTACTTAAATATACAACCCAGCAGAGGACTGCTAAGATTTAGGAACATGAAAGGTGACCCGGAGATAAGTCTAATGAAAGGAAAGAATAGCTGTGAAGTATTAACCTCCAGGGTCAAAAGAAAACCACACCAGCTTCACCCTGCACTTGCTAAAGCTATGCTAAGTTGACAAACTAGGCTCATCGTTCTCTTTGAGATCCAGAAGAGTtaagaaaacaacaaatacaacaacaacaacaacacatcacacacaaaaggaaaaaagaaagaaagaaagaaagaaagaaagaaagaaagaaagaaagaaagaaagaaagggagaaagatagTTCTAGACAAAGAAGCTTAATTTGTCAAGACTGgagaaaactaaataaattatGTTATTGCTAGTGACCTAGTCATGAGTAATCACAGTCATTTGGTTAATGACTAATTCAATTACGATAGAAATTTGACtacaaaatcatatatatatatatatatatatatatatatatacagaatcATTATGTCTTTGATATGAGttgaatgatttttttccccagtgttgggaactgaacttggaggCTTGCATGTGCTTGACAAACATTTTACAGCTAAGCACATCCCCAGCCCGTGTGTCAGTTTTATTACTACGAGTCTTAGTCCTGGGATGGGTCACCTGGGAACCTAAAGTAATACTTTActcacttaaaaagaaaaaaaaatgcctggagGCAAAGGAATCTAAGTAAGGAAACACCTCCCACTGAAGATATACAGGTATATAAGACCATGAAAGAGGAGCTAACACATCACTATCGGTCCTGGGTGTTGTAGATATTTTTCCTTTGGAAGAAATACTGAGCACCAAGGCTGAGATGACACTGAAGTATTTATGGCTGGTGGCCCTCGTGGCTCTATACATTTCACCCATCCAGTCTCAGAACTGTGTGTATCTGGATCATACCATCTTGGAAAACATGAAACTTCTGAGCAGCATCAGGACCACCTTTCCCTTAAGATGTCTAAAAGATATCACGGATTTTGAGTTTCCTCAAGAGATTCTGCTGTACGTCCAGCATGTGAAAAAGGACATAAAGGCAGTCACCTATCATATATCTTCTCTGGCGCTAATTATTTTCAGTCTTAAAGACTCCATCTCCCTGGCGACAGAGGAACGCTTGGAACGTATCAGATCGGGACTTTTCAAACAAGTGCAGCAAGCTCGAGAGTGCATGGTAGACGAGGAGAACAAGAACACGGAGGAGGACAGTACATCACAACATCCTCACTCAGAGGGCTTCAAGGCAGTCTACCTGGAATTGAACAAGTATTTCTTCAGAATCAGAAAGTTCctggtaaataagaaatacagttTCTGTGCCTGGAAGATTGTCGTGGTGGAAATAAGAAGATGTTTCAGTATATTTTACAAACTACTCAACATGAATTGAGGTATATTTTCAGAATTACATCTCCCTccacagtttctttcttcttcttaagcatggctgtgctgtgtgtatgATGGGGCAGTGTCCTAAGTTAGACTCGTCCTTCGTGTAATGTTTACTGTCTCTGAGGCTTGACCTTTGTACATCAAGGACATTCGTCTCTTTAAGAAGACTCAATGCTGGCCATGTTACTCAGCGCCTGGGTGACCCCGGGACATTTCTGATGCAGTACTGGACACAGATTGAAAGGAATAAGGTTCCCTTTCCATCTTCTCTGACCTTAACACCTTCCTCTGACCATTTTCTATTGGCTTTCCTCTACCATTCAAGAAAGTTACCAAGGCGGGGAAAGTTAAAAGACAGGGGGGAGAGAAGGTTTCAACAAATCATCTCTCTGGCTGCCAAGATTGTTCATTCTATTAAAGTTCACCACATTAACagtctatatctaatctatagaATCCAaatgtttctctcttcttttggtagCCATCTTTtttctagaggaaaaaaaatgttgagcTCGTTTGtcagtttggtttttttaaagaatagtaAGTCATTGCTTTAAAAGTCAAGGTCCATAGTGAAACTTGGACAGACGCATAGTAGAATCAGGTGACCATTAAGCTCCTCCTTAACACCTAAGAGCCTGTAACTCTAATGTAGCTCATGTATCATGCCTGGAGTATTTgatatagtttctttttttttttaagatgtatttattatatataagtacactgtagctgtcatcagacacaccagaagagggcatcagatcccattacagatggatgtgagccaccatgtggttgctgggatttgaactcaggacctctggaccaagagcaatcagtgctcttaaccactgattaACCActgatctctccagcccttgatgtGGTTTCTATATCTAAAGGTATAGTTAGGGCAACAGATGCAGCTCAGTGATAGCTGTACTTGTCTAAGATGCAGAAGGCACTTGGACTGGATTGTCAGATCTGcagtggggtgaggggagggcATGGAAAATGTTGGAGAAATTAGTGACAGTCTCTCGTAGGTGGTTTTCTATGTGTGTGCACCTAAAGCCAATGTCTAAAGCcctactgggggggggggaattctACTTTCATGTCCAATTTTTCTGATTGGAAAGCTATATACTGTCATTTAAGAAAATTAGGCACTCCAATAATACCGGGACCTCATCACTTTTATCTTTCTAAGGTCACTTTGTATCCAGGTTACCTCCTCTGTTTTTACTCAGCACCTAACTAACTGAATCTTCTCCCCCCCCACTCCCGCGTCATATTTCAGAATCATCCAGCTTCAAGCAAGAACTTAGATAGAAGTTGTGACTGCTCAAATGTCCCCAAGAACGCTTGATTCTAAGGCTATTGCGAGTCTGCTGCTACACACTTCGGACGCAAGACTTTTCAAGGTCAGGGTTCAAGGCAGTACAGTCAAAGGAAGTCTTATgttaagcaaaagaaaaatttcagtgGAAAAGCTAGCAGAAATGTCAACTTGTCAAAAAAACAACTTATGGATTATGGCATTGACGTTActagcaaaaaaaataaaacaaaaaaaaacaacagtcaCTAAAATGAGTGAATATAATCtattagataaaaataaaaagctcatTAATTAGGTTGTTTTGGATTGGGATGGTGGCAGTGGGGACGGACGGAGGCTGGATATGTGACTGCAAAGCAGCAGACACAGCATTTCCCATTCATTACTCTGACACCTTCACCTGACCTCAATGTGCTCTGTTGAGATGACAGCAGTTACTGTCGTGAATTATGGCTGCTGCCCTGCCCCGTGTTTGCTCTATGCAAGGGAAGGGAACTGGCTAAGTGGGGTGGGAGTGCAGTTCCGTGGTGGAGCACATGTATAAGGCTGTATGAGGCCCTGAAATTGATCCCCAAAACTTCAAGGAGAGAAGGacatggagaaaagaagaaagaactagCCAAAAAAGCTAAACATTTTCTAATCAAGACAGATACTTTGACAGAAGTCACAACCACACTCTCTTTATAGAgtacatcttaaaaaaacaaaaacagggctggagagatggctcagtggttaagagcactgtctgctcttccagaggtcctgagttcaaatcccagcaaccatatggtggctcacaaccatctgtaatgagacctgatgccctcttctggtgtgtctgaagacagctacagtgtacttatataatataataaataaataaatgtttaaaaaacaaaaacaaaaacaaaaacaaaccagagacCCATCCCTCCAAAAAGAACATAACACAGAAATGTTAAtggacaaaataaaaatgtttattctcACTTTTGATTTCTAAAAAGTGCTAAGTAAGGCAACAGCAAAACATTCCTCTCCCATTAACACcacagaaatggaaaaacaaTGATAACACTTAGGCTACAATGTAGGTTCTCTCATACCCACTGGCATGTGTTTACTACGGACAACCTTACAGTCTTCAATATTATAAAAAATGTATCAAACCTACCATGCCTCCAGAAATTAAATATTCCAGGGAAATAATTGGATAAGAAAGAGAGAGTTTTTAACGTTTTAACTAtgacttttctatttttcctacAATAATTTTTCTGGATAAGTCTTTTagttccaaaattaaaaaaaaaaaatgaatgcccTTATTTTCCTCTAcaatgattgtgttt
It encodes the following:
- the Ifnk gene encoding interferon kappa precursor, with protein sequence MTLKYLWLVALVALYISPIQSQNCVYLDHTILENMKLLSSIRTTFPLRCLKDITDFEFPQEILLYVQHVKKDIKAVTYHISSLALIIFSLKDSISLATEERLERIRSGLFKQVQQARECMVDEENKNTEEDSTSQHPHSEGFKAVYLELNKYFFRIRKFLVNKKYSFCAWKIVVVEIRRCFSIFYKLLNMN